In Haematobia irritans isolate KBUSLIRL chromosome 1, ASM5000362v1, whole genome shotgun sequence, a genomic segment contains:
- the LOC142223614 gene encoding uncharacterized protein LOC142223614 — MNRVKLILIVKLWLAVIPNSLSSRDLNPDEYETHDDYEFDMNYIDFYNYCEVEGCLQVEAEDGRIIQIVRSKPSLFVYDWNHSFEDGEEYKTDDINDYYYDDGRADYEISYYDDCKCADYADCCHYDLPEEEDRDIKKKRKKTNGKIKKQFQKFMNRRSIALRKLRQQFLRPKNLLPVVRAVKNSGRAALKHITMLRPAPLKGLTLFKGTKSWRLAMREIARRILKNILPKVLWKVGRSILFKLLPIFVGILVPYLSLVLPVIMTAIDIAFTIYDAVEFGKAMAEKQ; from the exons atgaatagaGTTAAGTTGATACTAATTGTGAAATTATGGTTGGCTGTCATACCAAATTCATTGAGTTCACGTGATCTTAACCCAGACGAATACGAAACACATGATGATTATGAGTTCGATATGAATTACATTGATTTTTACAATTATTGTGAAGTTGAAGGATGTTTACAGGTCGAAGCAGAAGATGGACGAATCATACAAATAGTGAGATCCAAACCAT CCTTATTCGTGTATGACTGGAATCATAGTTTCGAAGACGGGGAGGAATATAAGACCGATGACATCAACGATTATTATTATGATGATGGTCGAGCTGATTATGAAATCTCCTATTATGATGATTGCAAG TGTGCAGATTATGCAGATTGTTGTCATTACGATCTTCCCGAGGAGGAAGACAGAGATATCAAAAAGAAACGTAAAAAAACCAAtggaaaaatcaaaaaacaatttcaaaaattcatgaatcgtCGATCGATAGCACTCAGAAAATTAAGACAACAATTTCTAAGACCCAAAAATCTTTTACCCGTTGTACGTGCCGTCAAAAATTCGGGAAGAGCTGCATTGAAACATATAACAATGTTGAGACCTGCACCACTGAAAGGTCTTACGTTATTTAAGGGTACCAAGTCATGGCGATTAGCAATGAGAGAGATAGCAAGGAGAATCTTAAAAAATATCCTACCAAAAGTTCTTTGGAAAGTCGGTAGATCGATTCTATTCAAACTTCTACCCATATTTGTTGGAATATTAGTGCCTTACCTAAGTCTAGTGCTGCCTGTTATAATGACTGCAATTGATATAGCATTTACGATATATGATGCAGTGGAATTCGGAAAAGCGATGGCCGAAAAACAATAG